In the genome of Budorcas taxicolor isolate Tak-1 chromosome 7, Takin1.1, whole genome shotgun sequence, the window GCTTGTATTATAACATTAATATTATTGAGAGTATCTGCTTTTCAGGCTGAAGTGATTCATTCATTATTCTAGTCCTGCTTTAGTCGTTTGTAATTTGTGGtaattatgcttttctttttaatacaaaaaaaaatgtataaaaataaaaacttgaaaaggcaaaaaaaagcaGCCTGGCTGGTCTCGCATGAAGGGGTACGGCTATTGGGTGTGTTGGGTGGAGCCTGGTTCACGTTCTGACCTCAAATCCGTGGGAACCTGCCCTCACATGAGCACATGGAATCTCTCCAGGGCCCTTTCCTGACAGTGTCTGAGGCTCCTGGCGCGCTCAGGTGCTTCCTCAGGGGTCTGAAGAACTATGTGTCTTGAGCTCATGTCTCTGCCTTGTGTCTGAGGGCGGGGGAGCTATAGCCAGTGCCATAGACAAGAGTACTCCCCAGGCCAGTAGCTGGAATTCCAGGATTTCATGCACTGGCTGTGGCTTGGTGTTGTATCAGGACACAGCCAGGAACATAGAAGCTGCTGTGGTTCCTTGCTGAGCACACTTCCCTATGGGCTGGAGAGGAAGAGCAGCGCTCTGGCCCGACGGAATCCAGAGCAGCCCCGGATACGCCTGGGAAGGAAGGACGAGCAACCCCACCAGGACTGGTCCCCAGGCTGCTGATGGCTTTTGTCTGACCCATGAGGCCGGGCACCAGCAGTAGTGACCGAATGCCAGTCTGGCTGTAGTGTGTACTGACGAAACTAAAACTGGGCCTTATTCACTAGCTGTTAAGTGTCGTCAGCATCCCTTCACAAATGGTTTTCCAGATAAGCTCGCCTTGCGTCGGGAGAGCAGGGACTTTAACACTACCGATGgcctgcagggggcagaggtgaGTCCAGGAGACACCAGCCAGGGCTTCTGCAGGCCTCTCTGGAAGAGGGACCGCACTTCTGTTGCCTGCTGGGAACACTGaatggggctggggggctgggaggGCGGAGTGTTCCTTGTGCTGCTGTGACTCCCACATGCCACGAGGTCATGATGCCAGAACAACTCAGAAGTATCCACTGCTGGTCAAAGGAGACCAGTTTACTTCTCATGCTTTCTGCTTTCACATTTTCTGGTGGGAAGGTTGAGACTTAAGCCTTTGCTGGAACCTATTTGGTAACCGGTCTGAGGGCCAGCCCAACCACCTGCCCAAGAAACAGAGTGAGACCTGAGGCCCTTCATCCCTCTGCAGCCTGACACTACCTTCAGGCTACAGACCTGAAAGGGAGGAAGACCTCCATTCCTTTTTCTACACACTCCTCACTCTGGACCCTTGCTAAGTTCACTGAAAatgggctgctctccagttgtcTATTTGTAGGACGGATTGTGGGTGTGGGCCAGCAGCCGTGAGCACGCACAGCACTAATGCTCCAGAAGCTATATACCACCAGCTAAAGGTGCCCGGTCCCAGGGAGGATTTGGGGGTCCCCCCAGGCCCCAGAGGGTGGCGGCCTGGTAAGTTGGTTGGCCTCCCGGGCAGGTTCTCTGGGTCTGGCTCATAGGAAGAGGTCCTCTTTGATAGTCCTGCCTGGAGACGAGGCCTTCTCAGACATGGAAGTATTTCATAAAACTACAGCAGGTGGTTATTCTAGAGAGAGGAGAACTGAAAGTTCAGGAAAATACTGGACCTTGGGAACTAATAATGGTGTCCTTTCAAGTAGGAGTGGTCTTCACCTTGATCTTGGGAGCCACAGGGTTCTGGGCAATGTTGGGGACTGCCCTGGGAACCCAGGGTAGGGGTGGCTTCCACCTGGGCACCTCTGTGGTTTCATTGTAGACAGGTCTCATCAGAAAAGGCATTGCTGCTAAAATTATCCCGTGAAAAGGGTGCTGAAACAACTGGTTCATCATTTGGGTGGAAATGAGGAGTTTATCCACTGTTCAGATGTGTATTTGCTACCTTATTGGAGGAAGAGAGTGCTAGCCCTTTTGGTCCTTTACATGGGGGATACTAGGGTACCTCAGTTGGGTGTCCTCCAAGGTCAGCACTCTGACCCATCCTTCTGTGGTTACAAGGGTCCCAGCTGAGCAGGGCCACAGGCTTTGGCCTTTGAGTCTGTGCGTGGCTGAAGGTGTTAGGGTAACCTCTGCGCCTCTATATTTCAGTTATCCTGGAAGAAGCTACTGcgacttatttttctcttcagagGAGGCTGATGTCCAATTGCAGTGGGCTAAGTTGAATGgggcatttgtgtgtgtatgtgtaacggGAACTTGATCCCAGAACTGCGGCCAGGGTGTCCTAACCCTGTCCTGAGTAGGGTATGAGAGAGGCTTTAGGGGACAGGAAGGGACAAAGCAGCATCTGGTTCCCTCATCCCCTGGTGCCAGGAGCAAAGATGGCTGCAGGCACGCAGCTCCCTGCCACCTTGTCATTCTGTGTCCTGCCAGGGCCACCAAGGGATCATTTGGGGTGCCTGTCCCCTTCCATTGGAGAGGACCAGTGGGCTCCCCAGGAACCCTCTCCAGTAGCTTCTTCCCTCTGGCTGGGCTGCATTCCGGGAAgatgtattttttccttctttctgtgagTGCTTGGACCCATTGTGGATAACAGGAGCAGTTGGGGGAGCCCTAGTCTCTGTGGCTCTGCTTTTCCAGGAAGCTGATCTTCCCCTGCCCTCGTAGGGTCATCATCAGAGTGTGTGGCTGAAGGAGCAAGCTGTTAGATGTGAGTAGGAGTCCTCAGGCATAGCAGAGGACTGTCTGCTGAGGGGATGACCAGTGTGGAACTACAGCTGTTTGTCAGTCCATCATCTTCAGAGGATTGGGTATGCTCTCAGAGAGTGGGGTGAAGCTCAGCAGGATCATATGTCTCTTGTAGGCCTTGGTCTGCCTAAACACAATGTCAGTCCCATGGAGGTAGTCCAGCATCCCCAGAGTGGCATAGCACTGGTTGACCCTGGAGGAGACAGGAGGGTGCTGAAGCCTAGTGTGCTCATGTCCGTTTCACCTGTGCCCACCTGAGCCTTCCTGTCCCCACCATGCCCACCACCTGCTTCTGAGTCACCCAAGTGGGTGTgcacagattgctgggcccctCCAGagtgaaaattgatgctttcccTTTGAAAAGCGCTCTCTCTGATTTAATGCACACAAGTCAGAACCTGCAGCAGAGCCTGCTTGTTGAGGTAGGTTCTGGAATCCATCAGATTCCCCTGGAACACTTAGTAAATGCAGTTGCCAGGCCCTGTTTCCCCAGAGGCTTTGATTCTGTGTATCTGAAGTGGAACCCCAGAGCCTGCATTTGAAAAAAGCATCTCAGGTGATTTCTGATGCAGGAGGGTCCTAGACCACACTGCTGAGACTGGAGGCTTTCACAAAGTGCACAGCTCCCCTTGAATTACCTGCAGGAATTGTATGCATACATGCATTTTTCTGGTAGTGCCCATAGCTTACGCTATATACTCCAAGGGTCCAGGTGTAAATGGAGCTTAAACAGTGGCAAGGAAGATCCAGTGTCAGAACCAAAATGGCAGGGTGATCTGGGTCCCAGGATGGTGGTTATTGTGCTGACCCCAGATGCCTCTCCCTCCACTAGACCCACATTTACACTGAGACACCAGTGTCTGCTGTCAGGAGCTCCAGGAATAAAGGTGAGTGTTAACTGCCCAGAGACCCAAAGTGGGGAGGGGTGCCTAACTTTTGATGCTGGTAGTCATGGAATTCAGGTGAAGGCAAGAAAGGTAGGTGGTAGCCACAGTGGGAGATCACGGTGAAGATGAGGGCCAAGGAAGTCCACGTGGTGATGGAGGGCAAGTGGGAGCCCATTACTGTTTGCCGGCAGCATGTTGATCTGCAAGGAGAGAGCTGCCTGAGGGGGgcctgaggggagggagggaaccaAGGTGGATGGCCCCTTCCCCCAGAGTGGTACCAGGAAGACTTCCTGACTCAGATCTGGGGAAGATGAATGAATTTCTGGACCTTAATTTACTGGAGTCTTTCAggtttcctgctggctcagaccataaaaagaatctgcctgcaaggcaggagacctagggttgattcctgggttgggaagatctcctggagaaggtaattccatggacaaaggagcctggcaggctacaatccatggggtcgcaaagagctggacacaactgggcgaatTTCAAGCAACTTTCAGCTTGAAATCTAGGACAAGATATTAACTATttgaacctcaatttcctcattatcAGAATGGTTGTTTCCAAATGCTTGTTgggaggactaaatgagataacTCACATTAGGCATCTGGCTTTTCCTTGGATATGCCAGCATAAATGGTAGCTGTGGAAGGGGCAGAAGAAAGAAACTCCCACTGTGGTCCCATTTTGTGCAGGAGACATTAGCTTAAGGAAGGGGATTGGGgccctctgtcctctcctctggGGAAGCCAAGCTCTACTCACCACATGTTCAATAGGGTGGACAGATAGACAGGTTGCAGTGATGGGTACTGTCCACTCGTGATGTTTCTTACGGATTTTCTTATGGAGTTTTGGGTGGTGAAGGAAAGATGGTTACCAGTGGTGGTGAAAGCTAGTTACCAGTTCATAATTTGccagcctccctctccccatccctgaTCAGAACTTGAGAAAGCAAAGGTAAAAACTGGGGTTACATACAAGGAGCAAAGTTGAAAACACACTGAATTGGCACCCAgacagacctgcctttgagtttTTGTGGTGCATAATTTGGGGAGGGTGACGTAGCCTGTCTTTGCTTCAGTTGTATGAGCTGCAAAGTGGATGATGGCCAGAAAGGATTCCGTAGGGGAATGAATGGGAAACTGCCCTGCCACAGGCATAAATGGGAGTTCCAGACACTCCTGGGTTGTCTTGGGTTGCCAGCTATGGAGCATAGAGTGGTCTTCCTGTTACCTAGATAACAAGAGGCTTTCCAGGCCAGGTGGTGGTGTCCCATCCCCACAACTCCAAGGAGGCCTTGTTTCCTGGGTGATAGGTGTACCTGGAGAGTGGAGGTGCTGGCTGTGATCAGGAGTGCGCTCACCAGTGTGAGTAGCAGAATAGCACTTCCTCAGTCAGCGTGAAGATGACCAGCTCCAGGAGGAACCAGTAGAAGGTGGGGAGCTCTCGACGGCAGGGGTGTCCCCACAACTTGAGGATGGGATAGAGTGAGACCAGCATGGGAAGAGATCACGAATTGATTGAAGAGAATCATGAGGAGAGCCTGGTGTGGTTTCATGGGGTCCACCtgtgaagggaaagaaggaaggaaggaagtggacGAGAGTATAAGCAGGTCTTTGTCTTCTGgaaaccaggctcccctgtggaCTCTTCTCAGGAGGCCCTCGCTCTGGGCTGGGTGCTAGGAGTAATGCCCGGCTGGAGCTGGCAGCCCCCGAGTGTGGACCAGCTCGGGGGAAGCCACCTGGTCATGCCCTGCTTTTGGTaggtcccctcccccagcctgtctGTCTGAACTTGCCTGCTGCTTCCTCCTTCTACAGCTTCCACCACCGTCCTCCCCATTTCTCGCCCAGGCCCAACCCCATGTATTCACACAGGCACCTTAGGAAGCGTGGAGAAGGTGGTCAGCCTGACTCTTTCTTCAGCCTTTGGGCCCCTGGTCATCCAGGGAGGCTTGACCAGGGTCAGGTGCAGAGATCGAGGTAATGTGCCTTCTCAAGTGGTCTAGCCTCGCTTCACCAGGCCCAAGCGAAGACGGATTTGAGTCAGAGAGCTGCAATCTGGCCTCTTGACCAACTTGTGTAAGTGGGTCTTCCTGCTGTTCAGGGTGGTAGTCACCCTCAGTGACAGGATGTCACCCTCAGTGACCTCAGCTCAGGATGGCGGCCTGCCTGAGCATTCTCCCACGTCACTGTGGAGAGCTGGCCCCACATGCTCACACCCCATTGGGCCTCAATGCTGCAGCCAACCTTTCCTTGGGGACCAGTCACCCCCTTTCCCTTCATGCAATCTAGTCTCACTACATCAGGCCCTAGTGAAGAAGGAGCCAGGGAGCTGCTATATGGCCTCTTGACCAACTTGTTCCAGGGAATAGCCGCATGACCACAGGTCACTTGCTGGTCCTAATGAACTGGTTTGGGGGTGTCAGAAAGGATTTCTTCCTGAGAAATTTCCGCAAGCTGGAGGTGTATTGCCCCAAGGCAAGGCCAGGTTCAGAGTGGTCCTTATACTTCAGGCCTGGCTCTCTGGCTTCTCCAAGCTCTGTGAGTATCGAGGAACCAGAATTCAGTCTCTAAACCTTCAGTTTCATCCCATGGCAAAGCCAAGTCTGGCCAGCCTCATTTCAGACTACCTATAGAGGAAGTAAAACACCTCTTCTGGCAACCTTGACCAAAAGGAGAGTGTGATGTAtgatcactcattcattcaaatgATATTTATGGAGCACTTTCTGTGTTCCTGGCAGTGTGTTGTGTGCTGGGAagaaaactgaacaaaacaaatCCCTGCCCTCACTGAACTTATACGCTTACCATTTTAAATAGAGTGATCAGGGTAAGCTTCATTGATGGTGAGATCTGAACAAATGATGAAGAGGAAACATTGATGGAGGGGGTGTGTGTTCGGGTAAACGGAAGAGCTGGTAGAAGGCTCTAAGGTGGCACACTCCTGCCGTCTTCGGCTGGAGAGGAGTGAGCAGTGGGGTGAAGAGTGGGAAGGTGAGGCCAAGAGGTGGGCAGGAGACAGTGCACCAGGGCCCCTGAAGCCACGCTGAGGACTTGGACTTTTACTCCAAGAGGGGTAGATGTCATCCCAGGGTCGTGAGCCCAGAAGTGACAGCACGTACAGGCttactctggctgctgtgttgggAATAGACGGTAGGAGACCAAGAACAGAAATGGGGGGGCTAATTAGAATTGCAAAAATACACACAGGAGAGGACGGTGGCGCAGACCAGGGGGGTGGCAAtggaggtggtgagaagtggTTGGATTCCGGAGGTTTCCTGATAGACTGGATGTGGATTGTGAGGGAAAGAACATTCTCAAGAGTGACTCCAAGGCTTTGGGTGTGAGAAGCTGACCAACTCAGATGGGGGAGGCTGTGGGGAGCAAAGACTTTGGAGGGAGTAGAAGTTCCGAAATGGTCTGTAGATCATGTTGGATTGGAGATGTCTATGAGGCAGGTGGATATTTGATCCTGGATCAGGAGAGAGTCTGGGTTGCAGAGCTACATGTGTGTGAGCTGTCAGAGTTTAGGTGCTGTTTAAAATCATGACACTGAAGAaacaaggacagagaagcagacCAAGGCTGAGCCCTGGGTGTCAACATTAAGAGGCTGGGGAGATTAGGCTGAGGTGGAGCCAGAAAGCAGGCTGGGAAGGGGTAAGCTATGAGGCTGGAGGACAGAGCAGGGCCTTGGGAGCCAGTAGAAGCTGCAACAGGGCGCCAGGGAGCAACCGTGAAAACAGCCCTGTGAGGTCTAATGAGACAAGCCTGTGACGGGGACACTGGCGACCTGTACATTCTGAAGGAGCCATGGAGGTTAAGGCCTGATGGGGGGAAGTTTCTAGCTAGAGTAGGTGAGAGGATAGTTTTGTACGAGGTACAGGCTGAAGGATTTAGAGTTTTATGATGTCTTAGTTTCAAACAAACCAGAAAATTATagatgcatagatatttatatttttatatatagcaaaAGCACACATTTTGAACTGTTTAAGACTGGTGAATCTAGGtaaggtaaagtcgctcagtcatatccgactctttgcgaccccatgggctgtagcctaccaggctcctctgtccatgggattttccaggcaagagtactggagtggattgccatttccttctccaggggatcttcccgacccaaggattgaacccaggtctcccacattgtagacagacgcttaaccgtctgagccaccagggaagtcctaggtgAATCTAGGTGGTGGGTAAATGAGTGATCAGGGTACTACCTTTCCACCTTCTGTATATGTGTTTTCCATTCTTCATAGTGTGAAATGATGGGGAATAAGAGTAGACAGAGAGGAACTGGAAACTGTAGAGACAACTCTGCAAAGGGGACCAAAAATATGAGTGGGAGTGCGTATGGGAGAGGGAGGTAACAGTTTtgagtttggtttggtttttaagCTGGGATAAATTATAGCAGGTTTGTGATAAAGCAGAGAGTAAGAGAGCACGCGCTAAtcaagtaatggtcaaaattctccaagccaggcttcagcaatacgtgaaccatgaacttccagatgttcaagctggttttggaaaaggcagaggaaccaagatcaaattgccaacatccgctggatcatcaggaaagcaagagagttccagaaaaacatcgatttctgctttattgactatgccaaagcctttgactgtgtggatcataataaacttgtggaaaattctgaaggagatgggaataccagaccacctgacctgcgtcttgagaaacctgtatgcaggtcaagaagcaacagttagaactggacatgaaataacagactggttccaaataggaaaaggagtatgtcgaggctgtatattgtcaccctgcttatttaacctctatgcagagtacatcatgagaaacgctgggctggaagaagcacaagctggaatcaagattgccaggagaactatcaataacctcagatatgcagatgacaccacccttatggcagaaagtgaagaggaactaaaaagcctcttgatgaaagtgagagaggagagtgaaaaagttggcttaaagctccacattcagaaaacgaagatcatggcatctggtcccatcacttcatggcaaatagatggggaaacagtgtcagactttatttttctgggctccaaaatcactgcagatggtgactgcagccatgaaattaaaagacgcttactccttggaaagttataacccacctagacagcatattcaaaagcagagacattactttgccaacaaaggtccctctagtcaaggctatggtttttctagtagtcatgtatggatgtgagagttggactataaagaaagctgagtgccaaagaattgatgcttttgaactgtggtgttggacaagattcttgagagtcccttggactgcaaggagatccaatcagtccatcctaaaggagatcagtcctgggtgttcattggaggaactgatgctgaagctgaaatactttggccacgtgatgcgaagagctgactcacttgaaaagaccctgatgctgggaaagattgagggcgggagaagaagggaatgacagaggatgagatggttggatggcgtcaccgactcaatggacatgagtttgagtaaactctggcagttggcattgaacagggaggcctggcctgctgcagcgcttgaggtcacaaagagttggacatgactgagcgactgaattgaactgaaccgaagagagcaggagaggaaaaatgaaaagaatgcaagaaagagaaggaataatTACTTGAGTAAACAAGAGGTGGTGGCTGCAGTATACAGATGGTAGAGGAACAGCTGGAGGAGGAACAAGGAGACACCACATGCTGCCCCAGGTGGGCAGGGAGAGCATGCATGCAGTTGCTCCCCGCAGGCTGCAGTGGTGCGAGGCTGTGAAGGGTCTCTTCTACTTGAAGGCAAAGCCATAATCTAGGAGGACGTGTTGAGGATTTGAAGAGGGAGGAGAAGCATGAACTAGCTATCCTGTCCAGAAGAGAGGGAGGGTAAGCAGAGCGTGGACTGGTTTTATAAAATCTGGCAGCTCTGTTCAATTGGTTGAATGAAATAATCAGGAAGGAGTCCCTGCTTAAAAAACAACCACCATGCACACAGACAGAATTCATGATGGTGGGGTTATCCATTGTTTCAGCAGCTGTGTCCTTCCCAAACAAGGCCAACTGATATCTGTCAGCGTCTGCCATTGCTGTCCCTGCTCCTGTGGGTAAGGGGAGATCTGCCTGACTTCTCTGGGGCTTGGTCAGTGCTGGACTGAGACAGTCATTTCTGTTCCTAAAATGCTGACCCAGGTGTCAAGGGCCAGAACAGGCAGGTGGAGAGCCAAGTCTAGGGGTCAGGAGACCAGACATGAGTCTTGACTGGCTGGCTCTGAGATTTGAGACATATTATGTACTCTCTCTAAGCTTCTAATCTGGGGGAGCCTTTTGCAGAAGCACTGGGCTCGCACTGGCCATGCTCTGTCTGGGGCTGGCTAGCAGAGTTTGGAGGTCGCAGCTTCAGCCGCTGCTCTCTGTGCTCCAGCCTGCAGAAGCTGTAGCAGCAACACTTACACAGCCATTGTTGTCAACCTGAATTCAGTAGCGGGAGATGAAGTTAGGCTTTCCAGTCTCCACCACCAGGAGAAGTCCACTGAAGGGCCAGTAGACCAGAAGAGGCCCTTGGGTGACACCTAAAGTtaggaagcagaaggaaaacatCAGGGCAACTTCCAGAGCTGGCAGGGTAAGTATTCCTTGAACACACGCTCGGTGGTGACTGAGGTTGCACTGTGCGCAGGCCCAGGGCCGGGGCCCTGCTTTTAGTCTTCAGGTGACAAGCCCGCTCTGGAAGCTGGCATGGGTCACTTAAGGAGTGTCTCTATCTCTTTTCTTAGCTGTAGTACGGGGGCAATAGACTTCTAGGTGGTTTGAGACAGAACAACAAAACACTGTAAGATGTGTGATGCACTCCACGTAGAAATGACTTTTGGGTCTCTGCCCACTGAGCCCAAAGAATAGCCGAGGATGGGAGAAGCAGGGGGAGACCAGTTCAGCTCATGACGGGCACTCGGGTCACCCAGTCCTCATGAGCCTATGAGGCCATGAGCAGAGGGAGCTCAGGTGTCCAGTGGGCATTTTCCAAAGTGGAAAACCCACCTCTGAGGGCCTCCCTGGTTAAACAATCTTCacaccctgccctcctggagaGTCAGGGTCCAGACCAGTGTGGCAACAGCTCTGATATTTCCTGTTTGACTTTGTTAAAGTCAGCCTTTCCCAGGCTTTTCTGTATCCAGTACTGTTTTCTCAGATAGCTCAGAAGAGGATGGCCATACGTCCCTGTCTGCCCAGGACAGTTTCAATTTACATCTATGATTCCAGCATCATTCTTAACAACCCCTCCTTTACTCTCACATGTGACCCATTTGGATGATACCTTGTATggtctccccccaaccccattaACCTCCTACAGAAATGCTGTTGTCCTGCAGGATGTTTTAGAAAATGCCGATCAACACAAATTTAGATAGGGCTCTTGGTCCGGATCCCCCTTTTCCATGAAGTCACTCCAAATATCTCTGATCTCCTCCAGTGAACAAATAAGCACTTTGTCCACCGCAAGTGGCCGTTACGCAGGTGACATCACAGCGTTACCTAACTCTTGTGCTGTTCACTGTATTTTCCCTTGATTTGCTGCCTCCTCTGCTTTCAGCATCCCGAGGAGCAAGGGTgttttcctcccttctctctctctgccttccatCCTCCTCTAGTAGCCCTCTGGCTCCATCAGCTGAGCACCAAGGCTTGTGCCAGCCGATACCTGGCAAGTATTTGGCCAACACAGTGGGGAAATGTGACTGGCATAAAGGTCCTCAGAGCAGTTTGGCCCTTAGGCCTAGTGGGCCGTCCATCGAGGTGCCTGCCTCCTTGTTCATCCAAGGGCTCCTTGAGGAATACAGAGTGAAAATCGCAAGAGGTGttatgagcatttttttttcgGCCCTAACttgtcaaattgccaatattttttCCATCTTGTATTTGCTAATCACTGCCTATCACAGAGGATAGGTGGTTTCCCCATCATTGTAACAGAGACATAAAATGTTTTCCCACCACTCTCCCCATGTACATTTGTAATTTGCATTGTGTTTTTCAGTGAGTCCTTAAGATTCCATTAACCTGTCATGTTTAATATTTAGCCCATTTTCAGagttttctttctgaagaaaACAGTTGTCAGGAACATGagacattttatttctctctacGTTTGCTTTGTGACACTGACACATTTTTATCTCCCCTTCTAGGCTGTGACATAGTTTTGGTTGAGGTTTGTTTTGTAGTCATTTTCTTCCAGTCAGACTGTGACATAATTTGAATGGGGTAGCTAGAGTATGTTAATACTTTATCTTAAATTTCTCTATATCCTACTTATGAGTTTGGCACAAAGTCGCTTAATAAGTACTATTTGAGTGAATGCATGTATAATTGAGGACAGTCACTATTGTAGATAATGCTGTTATAGATATCTAGCTTAAAATAGCTTTTTCTTCTACTCTGTTTCCTTAGCACTCTTTAGAGCAAGTGGCactatcagtaaatatttgctgattgaACACATGCTGTCAGGCCCCAGGAGCTGGGGTGCATCAGCTCCAAGGACATAGCCTCACATGAGATGCAGCAGCCCTCTGTGCTTGTGAGCCTGACGTCTGGAAGCTGGAGTACTGCTCTCACATGCTTTTGTTTATacataaactttttaaatttttctatttttgtgcatGTAGGAAATGTCtcaagatctttttttaaaacttatcttaaattgaaggataattgctttacagtattgtgttgttttctgccaaacatcaacatgaatcagtcagaGGTTTACCTGCGTTCCTTCcttcttgaccctccctcccagctccctctccaTCCCGCACCTCTTGGAAGTTACAGAgctctggtttgagttccctgagtaatacagcaaattcccattggtatCTCTTTTATAAATGGTAATGTGTGTTTCCATGCTGCTCACTCCATACATCCTACCCTCTCGTTGCTGCCCACTTCTGTGtgcataagtctgttctctctgtctttgTGTCCTCTACTACCCTGCAAATAGTttatttcatcagtaccatctttctggatcccatatatatgcattagtatacaatatttattttcctctttctgacttactttactctgtataataggctctaggataatccacttcactagaactgactcaaatatgttccttattatggctgagtactattccattgtatataattACCAcaccttccttatccattcatctgtcagtggacatctagattgcttccatgtcataggtattgtaaacagtggtgcaatgaacattggggtacatgtgtcttttaagtTTTGgtctcctcagggtatatgcctagtagtgggattgctgggtcatacgggtggttttattcctaatgttttaaggaatcttcatactgttttccatagtggctgtatcaa includes:
- the FAXDC2 gene encoding LOW QUALITY PROTEIN: fatty acid hydroxylase domain-containing protein 2 (The sequence of the model RefSeq protein was modified relative to this genomic sequence to represent the inferred CDS: inserted 2 bases in 1 codon; substituted 1 base at 1 genomic stop codon), which translates into the protein MKGEAGHMLHNENPNQKGHIWGSMRRMAFILGSSLFLLMIHWNCVIGHFHRFWGASSYFWQAQWERLLSTFEGKEWLLYILGVTQGPLLVYWPFSGLLLVVETGKPNFISRYXIQVDNNGCVDPMKPHQALLMILFNQFVISXPMLVSLYPILKLWGHPCRRELPTFYWFLLELVIFTLTEEVLFCYSHCHPKLHKKIRKKHHEWTVPITATCLSVHPIEHVAPLRQLSPCRSTCCRQTVMGSHLPSITTWTSLALIFTVISHCGYHLPFLPSPEFHDYQHQKVNQCYATLGMLDYLHGTDIVFRQTKAYKRHMILLSFTPLSESIPNPLKMMD